One stretch of Miscanthus floridulus cultivar M001 chromosome 18, ASM1932011v1, whole genome shotgun sequence DNA includes these proteins:
- the LOC136524650 gene encoding uncharacterized protein, with protein MGEGAPTPHEGEAHESDGAEVPSVAEAAEVEAPLVSEAEATGARASRTIEAAAAGAGAPETTKADVIIVRPSAQEVEMKAAEASVAPLVQELGREASRAAEATRVEAQRLKEKAEASRAEALHWKEKAKASRVEAQRWEQKAKESEAEVTRAAEASIAGQAMLETEIGEHDALKGAIRTTCEALGVEGV; from the exons ATGGGGGAGGGAGCACCTACGCCCCATGAGGGCGAGGCccatgagtcggatggggccgaagtgccctcagttgccgaggccgccgaggtcgaggcccccttGGTCTCTGAGGCCGAGGCGACGGGGGCCAGGGCATCCAGGACCATTGAGGCCGCTGCGGCGGGCgccggagcccctgagaccactaaggctgatgtgatcataGTGAGGCCGtcagcccaggaagtggagatgaaggcggcggaggcctcggtggcacccttggttcaag agctagggagagaggcttctagggcggccgaggctactcgggttgaggcccagcgcctgaaggagaaggctgAGGCTTCCCGGGCTGAGGCCCTgcactggaaggagaaagccaaggcctctcgggttgaggcccaacgctgggagcagaaggccaagg agtcagaggcggaggtcacCCGAGCAGCCGAGGCTTCCATCGCGGGGCAGGCgatgctcgagaccgagatcggggagcatgacGCGCTGAAGGGTGCCATCCGTACCACCTGTGAGGCCCTAGGGGTTGAGGGGgtttag